One region of Eubalaena glacialis isolate mEubGla1 chromosome 6, mEubGla1.1.hap2.+ XY, whole genome shotgun sequence genomic DNA includes:
- the SMIM34 gene encoding small integral membrane protein 34: MWKEKAFGTYKLYDIGARGDQGAPNQTQASPVLGHLLRDHLEGRNSTNSTRALKLPDGTSAAWYILTIIGIYGVIFLFRLASNVLRKNDKSLEDIYYSNLTSDLKKKGLQSRAAKCSSLPVTNRAVLQPNQASLKQQPHTEIQGIP; encoded by the exons ATGTGGAAGGAGAAGGCCTTTGGCACCTACAAGCTGTATGACATTGG AGCCAGAG GGGATCAGGGAGCCCCCAACCAGACTCAGGCCAGCCCTGTCCTGGGGCACCTGCTGAGGGACCACTTGGAGGGAAGGAACAGCACCAACTCCACCAGGGCCCTGAAGCTTCCAGATGGGACCAGTGCCGCCTGGTATATCCTCACCATCATTGGCATCTACGGAGTGATTTTTCTCTTCCGACTGGCCAGCAACGTCCTCAGAAAGAACGATAAATCCTTGGAAGATATTTATTACTCAAATTTGACCTCTGACCTTAAGAAGAAAGGGCTCCAGAGCAGGGCAGCCAAATGCTCTTCACTGCCCGTTACCAACAGAGCTGTCCTGCAGCCCAACCAGGCCAGCCTGAAACAGCAGCCCCACACCGAAATCCAAGGAATCCCTTGA